The following proteins are co-located in the Palaemon carinicauda isolate YSFRI2023 chromosome 3, ASM3689809v2, whole genome shotgun sequence genome:
- the LOC137637922 gene encoding uncharacterized protein — protein sequence MTSLQSKDILSGLRGDNSSHRSQFTPFPETKQHLKLIKMDKARAQKEADNYRGYKMIIVMTIIASVMLYTVGAVLTGIAYRLERGYNCTREGMGGPDHSKISGYGYNNVLVIVGPSFMAAGGAIITVIIFQWCFCRPAIKE from the exons ATGACTAGCCTTCAGTCGAAGGATATCCTCTCGGGGTTAAGAGGAGATAATTCTTCTCATCGGAGCCAGTTCACACCATTCCCTGAGACAAAGCAACACCTCAAATTAATCAAG ATGGACAAAGCCAGAGCTCAGAAGGAGGCAGACAACTACCGCGGCTACAAGATGATAATAGTCATGACCATTATTGCCAGTGTTATGCTGTACACAGTGGGAGCCGTTCTCACTGGCATTGCATATCGATTGGAAAGAGGAT ACAACTGTACCCGCGAGGGCATGGGTGGTCCCGATCATTCCAAGATATCAGGTTATGGCTACAACAACGTACTAGTGATCGTTGGGCCAAGCTTCATGGCGGCTGGAGGAGCCATTATTACCGTCATCATCTTCCAGTGGTGTTTCTGCAGACCTGCCATCAAGGAATGA